From Pieris rapae chromosome 15, ilPieRapa1.1, whole genome shotgun sequence:
TTAATTGCTGGTGGCAACGGGCAATTCATTTTTCAGCTCTGAGCTAAGTGTATTAAAcgttaaagatattttttaacagcCAGTCAATTGTCATCaacgttttaatttgaatttcgcgtaggaaaaaactaaaaatcacAAGACATAATATTATCCTTGAGCTGTTAAAGAGCAGCAGAATAGAAGAAAGAAGATAGCCCTTCAAAACTAGAATAAGACGGGTTGCCCCTCTTTTGTCACTCATTTGTAGTCCACTCACTTTTATTGACATCAGATGGGtgacatgttttattatatattttcatttattaagaaGATTTATAGCAATAAGCCgttattactaaattattatatatataaaagtactaAATATTTAGGTAGATTGGTGCAAAAAAgtcattttatacattttactgCTACATTGATACAGAATAGAAACGTGACGTCCGTGCAACGGAAAATGACAACGGTCATAGTCAATTAATccaaattgataaatttaatttaattaatcagttGAGTAAAACTCTCATTTTccttaattactaaattgATTTTGCAGCATTTAAGCAAATAATTCTAGTTTAATCAAATTCTAGTTTTagtaaaaggccggcaatacACACCGTAACCCTTTTGGCAATAGGGTCCACGGGTTCCAGGGGGGAACCATAGGCCATGACTTAATATCAGGTCTGCAATCTTCCAATCGAACGAGTAATAAGAATTAAGATAGTTGTTATAACTCTTATTCACCTTTCAAAAGTCTTTTGGCAGTCTAATTTTCatattcaaaacatttatttttctgcaAAGAGACATCTatcataaaagtataaaaactttttaacgaAGACTGTAGATCAATTTTGACTACTGTGATAAAAACTCTTGATTTAACGCCATCTATCAAACTTACACAAGAACTACAGAATTAATGCGCgctgatttatttacatagtttttaaagtaattcatAGAGGGCGGCTGctacacttttaaaaaatggaCGCTATTAATCTTGATGGTAGAGGGTATCGTACGTCGTGCTACGCTTGTCAAACAGCCTGAGCTGTGACCCTTCAGGCGACCTAACAGCGATATTCGGTTTGCCAAAAAAGTATGCTAGTctagataaattataaattaaaaaaccagtataatatatttttgtttttcttcaaGCTTCTTAAATACACTGACTGCggttaaattacttaatataatttgatacaCTATTTATTGCGGTAATAATAAGTTTGAACACATCCACCGCAAATAACTCGgccaaagatttttttactgcTAACATTATGAAGATTCATGCGTTTTTTTAGACACGTGCATGATATAAATGATACAATCACACGCTAGATTTAAtacatagtaaataatatatagaggAAAAGGGGCAAACAGATGGCAGGGTTAAAGATTAACTATCATAGCAAACAAGTAATTATTTCAAACTAGCAAAGGGCCGGTTGTACGTGCATTTAACTgaccttattaataatattaatcaataataatgcTCTTTTAAAACGATCAACAGTCATGTTATAGGTCCAAAACGTCTATAGCCCGGTCAATTTAGATATTCGAATACATAAAGCCCCAACAAGCTTAAAAtcagtaaaatttttaaaacagaattataaataatattaaaaagttccCCATCATTCCCGtgtatggattttttttaatttaatgtcaaAGGTAAACAAAATGAGTATTTCTATATATCGTAAAAGTAGGTACCTTATGCAACAACTTTTCACCACTGgaatattataacatactttaatataataataatataaataataactaaatcagggttaaattatttatttactatgacACCCAATCtatgacaaataaaatagagTTACGAATGCACAActtaaatacagaaataataaatagtagaaCATTGTTAAACGTACTTATCGCATGTCGTgtgttgttattaatttttatcaaaattaattattgtagttAGCGGTCACTTTGATATACCggatttgttttgtttaagtgATAAACGACTCTTAAAAATTTCGTGATTTTAtgtgtaagttttttttttaaattccagtTCTGATTGTTCAATATAAagtggattattattattagggtctgttttacaatgtatggataagttccaaataagctatttattacttattggtaggacaaacagtatttttgcgtcaggtagcgctatttgtcatgaaatgcgaagtatcatATTCggaaattttatctttcgaataacttatgtgttgcatagctatttggtactttatccatacaatTGTGACACAGGTCCTTAATCTCAAAAGCATTCAAATGCCAAGTTTCATGTGGAACCTGGAAAGCTGGAAATCCAAGGGTTTCCCTGCAACAACCCGCTTTTGTCTCACATAATTGCCTGTAATGTGTTAAGTTTATGTTATCAACGTTTGTCATTGAACGatgtattattcaatattgGAGTTagattattatcatatttggAGGGATTTACGACGTAAatggttattattaataaagaggCCATGGTTGGATCGGTCTGGAAATGTTTATTGGTGTAATaagtcaatttaatatttcagagTCATGGAATACAGAAAACATAGAATATTCGGATATACTTTAGCAATATTGATACATATCGCTAATTTAGTATATATGGGAATATATGTAGCCCCAAGAGTCTACGGAAATCCAAAACTtatgcaatttaataatttacaaccGAGATTCTTTACGATTTGGACCTTGGTAAGCTTAATTGTTTGATAATTATGTGATTGACAATTGCTTGATGATTGGCAATTCACAGATACTAACAAATGAATCTAGAGATGAAACAGATAACCCTGTTGTTTATTaactattactaataataattagtttgttGTTGTAAAAAAGATTCAGAGATTGTGTGTATGTGATACCACCAGATATACAAACAATCCCCGCgcgaataaaaatgtttttaggcTCTCTTCAAATCGGGTCGGAAACACTGCGATAtgcctatttaaatatacattaaattgttttcagaTTTTGCAATTGATATACTCAGCTGTAAGTTTAATATGTGAaatcaaaatgaaaaatgcaacGAATTGGAAAAACATGACTCGATATGTAAATGGATTAAGAAACGTTATGTTTTCCAGTATTCTGTGGCCATCTTGTTgggtaaatatattattacttttgaaaggcaaataaataatttttaagcacAAATCTGTTTAAAGTATGAAACGGAGAGATGTTGTGCCGGATAGCCGAATATCCGGCCGAACATCGTCGAATGTTGCCTTGTTACGCGAGTGCGTCACTAAGCAGTCGGGTGGACTAGGTTTTCGCGCCctttcgtttatttttcattGGGTAATATCACCCCTGAAGAAACTCCATGGTACAAATGACTCAATATTTTGTGTCACCCtcttgttctatttttaattactagcACTTAATTTTTTCATGCCTCTGGAAGTAATAGCAAATACGATCAGAAGAGGTtatgaaaaaaagttttgttgttgtttgagattgtgttaattttttagtgtttttttctataaacttTCTATGAAGTACAAGTGCATTTATCCTCATTTAGTAGTTATTTTATCTCCGGTACTCATTTCTTATCCGGTATTCGGTCGGATTTAAATATACCGGATAGTTGCCGTATCATTTAAAActttctaaaattgaaattctatattttgttttcaggtTGTTGCGATTGTATTTTGGTCGCtctatttatatgatatagaCCTAATATTCCCTGAACACACAGCTGAATTACTTCACCCGATATCTAACCACATAATGCATACACTAATAGTTCCTATATCTGTATGGGAAGTAATATACAGACCGAGAAATCAGCCCAGATCACATAGGAAATATGTTTAtcatctattattttatttcgctgtttattttagtgtgtaagtactttttcttttattatttagcagTATATGGAGCTCAATACACATAAAAAAGTACAATATTATAcatcaattaaaaacttattattgtGTCTTAAAAATCAATCACGCTGTTTTGCATGCAATTCTTCGCCGTCATAACGCCAGGCGCAATAGTTTAGGAACTGCATCTTCATTTTCAAATCGTctgcaattttaatatttgtaacgtTAGTCGTTTATTATCTATGGAAATTGACTGCCTAACGAGTTATTTCATGTGTTTAAGTCCTTACTTAACTGCATAGGTTACCTACATAGAGGCATTTCGTAGATTACTCTGATTATCCATACATAGAAGACAGCTTTATTGTCACATACAATAAATCCGTGTTCCTTgccctaaaattatttatttcttttcagaTTGATCTACACATACATAGAAAGAGGTCTATGGATTTATCCAGTTTTTGCAAAATTTTATGGAACTATCTTCTTCCCACTCATACACCTGGTAGTGACGGGTATAGCAATAGTCGCTTACGTCATACAATGGCCACTAGCGAAGTATGTTTGgcgccaaaatataaaaaaagccctttagtattttttaaatcagagttaattcttatttgattcctatacatttaaatgttacgtacaatttattataatttacgtaATTATTTTCGATTAGATTTTCTGatgattttcaaattattctcattattattttattttgattgatattgcgcgaaatcaatttttttatctatatttaatcgatgtatttttttctcttcgtGCTTCTATGTTTGCCTACAACTGTTTGTAAGATTAAATCttgtaggtattttattttaagttggcatacttttgtaaataaatttaattttcaacataactaataaatatctatagtTTTTGTCAAGCAATTTTTAATAGTACTTAATAAGTAACTTTAActtggtcgtacttgaattcgtgtatgcggtgatattagttgtttatactacgtatttgcttgttgttctcacgagtatgtaagtgcgtgctcctatttcaccatgcctcctgctgatataggacaaatctttgtttttcatttttttattccttattactcaatatgtcatatggaacatggtgtagtggttgcagctcctgaCAAACAttgagtaaaaaaaacttggcaattaaaaagagtggcggagagtttattgccagttattctcttccgttctacgcccttgatttgagaactggcagtaaatgtaaaattagcttcatttaatattgtattgtcttttattaacataacttttacacatttaaagaaaaacactttgttacggattatagttatgtattattgtatttaaacttataattatttggacataattttaaatttaaaccgcgCGAAACGTCgtcgtaaattaaatacaataatacataactataatccgtaaaaaagtgtttttcttcatttaatatttctttttttttgacgttcataagtgtacattatgttacctatatgaataaatcaattttgacTTTCACTAACtaacacatttttatgttaGGTAAAGTTAATTAAGATCGTGTAGtcacaaataaactttaaataaatttttaaacttgtaAGGAAGAGCTACGTTTACTGCTAGAAAGCATCCAATAAAACCAAAGAGAAATGATTATTCTTCGATAACTTTCGAAAAAACGATTAAACCATATACATTGACCTATCTAGCTGGTACTACACGGTTAATTACTTGTCACAAACCGGGTCTTCTTATATTGGCTATTAAAGCTAGACGCATATACTTTATTGTATTGGAAATtgtatcttaataatataaacgtaGAACGTTTAATATCGCgtactattaaaattgaatgcGTTTCTAGCTTACTTATCTAAGCGCATTTTATGGCTTTTATTACAATGTTCTAAGGTACTAAATGTGGAATCATACAATCAACATCACTTTGTTACTAAAATGGGTAATGGGTCCGATGCATTCCACTTTTCACGGTCAAGACCAATGTtgctatgaaaaataaattcccGGATATGTTGTAAATCTTGTGTATTGATTGTGTGTTacgcattttttttagttaataaattcgAGCAACGTATCATAGAGTAAATCCAAACTTAtgtgaagtattttttatggaaagTAAAGATGCCTTGTATTAATTTAcgcaataacataaaaaaaaatattgagtatgtttttaaaatattagttttatttaccaGTATATggtctataaattatttctgatAGATAATCAATTCACAACATTTAGTATCTGACGAATATTCTatcaatacataatatgtaaatattatgaatgacacttcagtgtatttatttacaaattagaaCCAAGACTATACAAGGGTAACATGAAAATCAAT
This genomic window contains:
- the LOC110997224 gene encoding androgen-dependent TFPI-regulating protein, coding for MEYRKHRIFGYTLAILIHIANLVYMGIYVAPRVYGNPKLMQFNNLQPRFFTIWTLILQLIYSAVSLICEIKMKNATNWKNMTRYVNGLRNVMFSSILWPSCWVVAIVFWSLYLYDIDLIFPEHTAELLHPISNHIMHTLIVPISVWEVIYRPRNQPRSHRKYVYHLLFYFAVYFSVLIYTYIERGLWIYPVFAKFYGTIFFPLIHLVVTGIAIVAYVIQWPLAKYVWRQNIKKAL